From the Erythrolamprus reginae isolate rEryReg1 chromosome Z, rEryReg1.hap1, whole genome shotgun sequence genome, one window contains:
- the NR1H2 gene encoding oxysterols receptor LXR-beta isoform X1: MAKIGTNEPQLSQETDCGEPNSQIKNEWSVAKTESRNTVKIEVICTDDGESSTQSIAEEPARKRKKGPAPKMLGDEVCSVCGDKASGFHYNVLSCEGCKGFFRRSLIKGAQYTCKGNGQCHMDMYMRRKCQECRLKKCRQAGMREECVLSEEQIRKKKTSKHEADGVPAGEKDGGEVLRVPPLLCDPALSQPEPVPLTPQQEGMIQQLVAAQQQCNKRSFSDQPKVTPWPMSSDPNSREARQQRFAHFTELAIISVQEIVDFAKQVPGFLQLSREDQIALLKASTIEIMLLETARRYNHETQCITFLKDFTYSKDDFHRAGLQVEFINPIFEFSRAMRQLQLDDAEYALLIAINIFSADRPNVQDHGLVESLQQPYIEALSSYIHLNRPQDHLMFPRMLMKLVSLRTLSSVHSEQVFALRLQDKKLPPLLSEIWDVHE; this comes from the exons ATGGCCAAAATAGGCACCAATGAACCTCAGCTATCACAAG AAACAGATTGTGGGGAGCCCAATTCACAGATCAAAAACGAATGGTCAGTGGCAAAGACAGAGTCTCGGAATACAGTGAAAATTGAAGTAATTTGCACAGACGATGGCGAAAGTTCTACGCAAAGCATTG CTGAGGAGCCAGCCCGTAAACGCAAAAAAGGCCCTGCCCCCAAGATGCTGGGGGACGAAGTCTGCAGCGTGTGCGGAGACAAGGCCTCGGGTTTCCACTACAACGTCCTGAGTTGTGAGGGTTGTAAGGGCTTCTTCCGGCGTAGCCTCATCAAAGGGGCTCAGTATACCTGCAAGGGCAATGGGCAGTGTCACATGGACATGTACATGCGGCGGAAGTGCCAGGAATGCCGGCTGAAAAAATGCCGACAAGCAGGGATGCGGGAAGAAT GTGTTCTTTCAGAAGAACAAATCCGCAAGAAGAAGACCTCTAAGCACGAGGCTGATGGGGTTCCAGCTGGGGAGAAAGATGGAGGCGAAGTACTTCGAGTACCTCCGTTGCTCTGTGATCCTGCTTTATCTCAACCTGAGCCAGTTCCTCTTACCCCACAGCAGGAGGGCATGATCCAACAGTTGGTGGCGGCCCAACAGCAGTGCAACAAGAGGAGTTTTAgcgatcagcccaaagtcacg CCCTGGCCAATGAGCAGCGACCCCAACAGTCGGGAGGCACGCCAGCAGCGCTTTGCCCATTTTACAGAATTAGCCATCATTTCAGTGCAAGAGATTGTGGACTTTGCCAAGCAAGTACCCGGCTTCCTGCAGCTCTCGCGGGAAGACCAAATTGCACTGCTGAAGGCTTCTACCATTGAG ATCATGTTACTAGAGACAGCCCGGCGCTATAATCATGAGACTCAGTGCATTACATTTCTTAAAGATTTTACATACAGCAAGGATGACTTTCACCGGGCAG GTCTTCAGGTCGAATTCATCAACCCCATATTTGAGTTTTCCCGGGCCATGCGACAGCTGCAGCTGGATGATGCCGAATACGCCCTCCTCATTGCGATCAACATCTTCTCTGCTGACAGGCCGAATGTGCAGGACCATGGCCTGGTAGAGTCATTGCAGCAACCCTACATTGAGGCCCTCAGTTCTTACATCCACCTCAATCGCCCACAG GACCACCTGATGTTCCCCCGCATGCTGATGAAGCTGGTGAGCCTGCGGACGTTGAGCAGCGTGCACTCAGAGCAGGTCTTTGCTTTGCGCCTTCAAGATAAGAAGCTTCCGCCACTTCTGTCTGAGATCTGGGACGTCCACGAATAG
- the NR1H2 gene encoding oxysterols receptor LXR-beta isoform X2 — protein sequence MAKIGTNEPQLSQDCGEPNSQIKNEWSVAKTESRNTVKIEVICTDDGESSTQSIAEEPARKRKKGPAPKMLGDEVCSVCGDKASGFHYNVLSCEGCKGFFRRSLIKGAQYTCKGNGQCHMDMYMRRKCQECRLKKCRQAGMREECVLSEEQIRKKKTSKHEADGVPAGEKDGGEVLRVPPLLCDPALSQPEPVPLTPQQEGMIQQLVAAQQQCNKRSFSDQPKVTPWPMSSDPNSREARQQRFAHFTELAIISVQEIVDFAKQVPGFLQLSREDQIALLKASTIEIMLLETARRYNHETQCITFLKDFTYSKDDFHRAGLQVEFINPIFEFSRAMRQLQLDDAEYALLIAINIFSADRPNVQDHGLVESLQQPYIEALSSYIHLNRPQDHLMFPRMLMKLVSLRTLSSVHSEQVFALRLQDKKLPPLLSEIWDVHE from the exons ATGGCCAAAATAGGCACCAATGAACCTCAGCTATCACAAG ATTGTGGGGAGCCCAATTCACAGATCAAAAACGAATGGTCAGTGGCAAAGACAGAGTCTCGGAATACAGTGAAAATTGAAGTAATTTGCACAGACGATGGCGAAAGTTCTACGCAAAGCATTG CTGAGGAGCCAGCCCGTAAACGCAAAAAAGGCCCTGCCCCCAAGATGCTGGGGGACGAAGTCTGCAGCGTGTGCGGAGACAAGGCCTCGGGTTTCCACTACAACGTCCTGAGTTGTGAGGGTTGTAAGGGCTTCTTCCGGCGTAGCCTCATCAAAGGGGCTCAGTATACCTGCAAGGGCAATGGGCAGTGTCACATGGACATGTACATGCGGCGGAAGTGCCAGGAATGCCGGCTGAAAAAATGCCGACAAGCAGGGATGCGGGAAGAAT GTGTTCTTTCAGAAGAACAAATCCGCAAGAAGAAGACCTCTAAGCACGAGGCTGATGGGGTTCCAGCTGGGGAGAAAGATGGAGGCGAAGTACTTCGAGTACCTCCGTTGCTCTGTGATCCTGCTTTATCTCAACCTGAGCCAGTTCCTCTTACCCCACAGCAGGAGGGCATGATCCAACAGTTGGTGGCGGCCCAACAGCAGTGCAACAAGAGGAGTTTTAgcgatcagcccaaagtcacg CCCTGGCCAATGAGCAGCGACCCCAACAGTCGGGAGGCACGCCAGCAGCGCTTTGCCCATTTTACAGAATTAGCCATCATTTCAGTGCAAGAGATTGTGGACTTTGCCAAGCAAGTACCCGGCTTCCTGCAGCTCTCGCGGGAAGACCAAATTGCACTGCTGAAGGCTTCTACCATTGAG ATCATGTTACTAGAGACAGCCCGGCGCTATAATCATGAGACTCAGTGCATTACATTTCTTAAAGATTTTACATACAGCAAGGATGACTTTCACCGGGCAG GTCTTCAGGTCGAATTCATCAACCCCATATTTGAGTTTTCCCGGGCCATGCGACAGCTGCAGCTGGATGATGCCGAATACGCCCTCCTCATTGCGATCAACATCTTCTCTGCTGACAGGCCGAATGTGCAGGACCATGGCCTGGTAGAGTCATTGCAGCAACCCTACATTGAGGCCCTCAGTTCTTACATCCACCTCAATCGCCCACAG GACCACCTGATGTTCCCCCGCATGCTGATGAAGCTGGTGAGCCTGCGGACGTTGAGCAGCGTGCACTCAGAGCAGGTCTTTGCTTTGCGCCTTCAAGATAAGAAGCTTCCGCCACTTCTGTCTGAGATCTGGGACGTCCACGAATAG